Part of the Shewanella eurypsychrophilus genome is shown below.
TGACACTACCATTACTTGGCAGTAAATAACCACATAACAAGCTAAACAAGGTTGTCTTACCTGCGCCATTGGGGCCGACTAAGGCGATAGGAGCCCCAGCTTTTAGTGTCAGAGATACATTGTTTAACGCTAGCTTGCTGCCATAAGATTTACTGAGATTTGTGCACTGAATAAGGCTCATAGTGAACTCCTTGTCATATAACTTCTGCCAAGGAAAAGTAATACCGCAGCCTGAATGAGTGGAATAGGGGCGTACATTAGACTTGAGAGACCTTGAGTATTTATCATTGTACTGAGTTGCGCACCTGGCAATACCCACTGTAATAGCTCGCCGATAGCCGGAAACTGGCTATTTATAATGGCTAAGAATATGGCGCTTACCGCCCAGAGCAATATGGCGTAGATAGTCGCTTGCCTTGCTGAACTGGCATATAAAGAGAGTAGGGCCATGAGCGCAGTATAGGGGAGTAAGATAATCAATAGATTAATAAAGACCATTAATCCGGAACCTAATGCAGGCATGAGTAAGCCTGTATCGCGGGACAGGGCTAAGACAATACTGGCTATAATGGTCAGTGATAGCAACAAAGATTGGATCATCATATGACCGATTAATCGGCCAAAGAATAAACTGTCCCTACCGGTTCTTAAGGTCAAAAATCGGAAGGTTCCTCTTTGTTTGTCTGAAGCAAACTGATCGGCAGAGACAAAGATGCTAAACATAGGGAAAATATACAGCGCCGCAACCCAAAATATTGCCATCTCCGCGACCTGCCATTGGAAGAGCTTATCAACAGATGACTCACCAAAAACACTCGTAATAAGTTGCCTGAACTCTTGGCTTAATAGGATATCTGATGCACCTCTAATGGGGTAAAGTAAGATCAGTAACCACACCAGTGCAAAAGCGGTAAGCGCGATAAGTCCTTTCGGATTA
Proteins encoded:
- a CDS encoding ABC transporter permease — encoded protein: MILEANLNNGFVRNTLIIAKFELKKLLFNPKGLIALTAFALVWLLILLYPIRGASDILLSQEFRQLITSVFGESSVDKLFQWQVAEMAIFWVAALYIFPMFSIFVSADQFASDKQRGTFRFLTLRTGRDSLFFGRLIGHMMIQSLLLSLTIIASIVLALSRDTGLLMPALGSGLMVFINLLIILLPYTALMALLSLYASSARQATIYAILLWAVSAIFLAIINSQFPAIGELLQWVLPGAQLSTMINTQGLSSLMYAPIPLIQAAVLLFLGRSYMTRSSL